GGAGGATGCGGCCGTGCTCCTTCCTTATGGCCGATGGCAACTCCTCGATGGCTTGGCGACGGATGCAGATGGGCGGCGAGTAGGGCCCGCTAATGCACGCGTATCAGTTGTGCGCCGGTGGTAACGCGGGCTTGTCCTTCACACAGAGTCCAACCTGGACGCCGCAGACATGGCTGGGGGGGGGTCCTGCttgacccacgagggtggggacaTCGGATCGGCTCCTCCTTGACCCGCACCGATGATGTGGTGCAAGGCCCATCTGATGGAGTGAGCGCTCCGCTTCGTCCGTCAGAGCCTCCTCCGCGAGGAGGTGCAACCGCTGCTACGACTTCTAGTCCTCCTCGTCACTGGAGGAGAGGATGATATCCTCCTTGCCGAAGGAGCCGGTCACCAAGGACACCAAGGGGCCCAAAGAGCGTCGGCGCCAAGATCCACCTGAGGATGAACCACAGCCTGCCGGCACGGACCACCACGACTTCGACATCGCCGCTGTAGGAAGAGGAGCTCGAAGAGAAGGAGGCGATCAGAGAGGAAAGATACGCGGATGTGCATCGCCGAAGCACAGATAGCCGCGGCCAGGCCAGTCGAAACGGGCGGTCAGCCCACTTCAATGCGACGCAACGAatggagttggttcctcgggaaGCTGCGTCCGCATTGAAGCGGCGGCTGCCGAGAGGTCGCGTCGGTCAGCATCGCCCTCCCTCTGATCACATACCGCGACATGTCGGCCGCTGCGTGCTTCATGCGGCGTTGTAAGCGACGCGTGCATCGGAAGGGAAACATGGGAGCGGTGGGTTAGGGGTTTGGGTGGGCCACGACAGAAGGGGCGGGTGGGGGTTTGGGTGGCCAGAAGCGGGCTTGGGAGcagtccggacgcccgcaaagcTTGGTCTCTAATTTGTGGGAGAAAACACGTCCGGCCATCGTGCGGACTGATACAAACCCGCGTTGAATGGTTTCTGTAGGAGTGCATGCTCTAGGCAATGCAACCAAAAGACTGATCTAACAAAAGAGACTAGGCAATACATCAACAAAGCTAGACTGAAAGTGGGCTTCAATTTAATTGCACCAGCTGAATCTCGAACTCGAGACCttttggctctgataccatgtaaAGCCAATGCAATCAAAAGACCAATCTGACGGAAAGGACTAAGACAATACATTTATACGTCAACAGTTTCTGACTGACAATTACATTTATACGTCAACACATGGTTTATACGGCACGATCCATACGATGTGGGCTTCCTCCATCTGGAAATACTTGTTATCAAAATTAATAAAAgaggatgtatctagacatattttagttttagatgcatccctttttatccattttgatgacaagtattttcggacggagggggTATATTTTACTCGCACCACATTTTGGTACCATAGATGCTTTAATGCGCTGCCCTACCAAAAATAAAGAGATACAAAGTGTACGGGCCAATAAAAGCCAATAAAAAGTGGACCAACAGCACGCAGCAAAAGGCAGCAGTGCCAGTGTTACAGGAACGCATGGATGGAGAGAAAAGATtacaatgaaaaaacaaaatcGATGCTACAAGCAAAAAGCAACTAGGCCAAAGCTTGTTCGACACCAGCACGGGAGGAGATGCAAGCAGAACTATACTGAAGAACAAAATGCATCTGAGAACACATGCGCTGACATGATAACTTTTAGATGCATTTTAGCCAACACCAAACTAAACCTCTAACTAGAATACCAGGTTGCAAAAGACTGAAGTCGCGAGGATCTTAATAGTCGGTCGCGACTGTTGATTTCGTAGACGTGGTTCGGTTATTCCCATTTGTCTCTATCTATTGGTGACACGCACAGGCGATGGTGTACACAAAGGCTCGGGTCCAAGTCAGCTTCCTTGCCTAGCCACTTGGACGACAACAGCCTCCAAGCCAAATCGTCCTCCTCTCAACCCTGTTGCTACTGCCTGCCCATGCCAAGACCTGGCCCTATCATCTGCCCTTGCATTGCAACCATCACAGCACCTTCGCGCTGCATCTCTTGGATGAGTTGCTCGAGTCGCGGAGTTCGCTGAACCACAAAGCCAAACAATGCTCCTGTAGGAGCAGCCATGTTTGAGTGGTCTTGACAGTGGTTTGCAGACATTGTAGCTGCAGCCGCGGTAGGAGCTTCAGTTGTAGGACTCGGCGCGTTGGGTCCAGCCAACTTGGGATTTTGTTCCTGCTCCATGCCTTGCATCTCCGGTTCCTCAGAAGCTTCAAGTCCAGCTTCCATGTTTAACACTTCTCCCACACTGAAATGTGAAGCCTGCTGTTTTCCCTTCTCCTGTGCACGATGTCCTTTGCCATGTTGTTCCTCTTCCACTATTCTGCGCTTAAATACCGCCCACAGGTAGGGTTTTCCTTGGAAAGCTGCAACCAAACAAAGACAAACATGGTAAGTCACTTAACCATTGAGCCAAATATACACAGTAGGGAAAAGCTTAGATAGTGATTCTGGATAATTGAACTATTTCTATTAGATGATTGAATGGTTGCGTATGGGTAGGGTTGTGACTAGAAATCAGGAACATCAATCATATTCTGTTACTAGCATCTTTCCAGAAAGAGAAGAACACATACTTTGGTGTTGCTCAGGCAGTAGAATAGATGGGAATATCAGCATCTCAGCTTCACCAACAATAGCTCGTAGGACCATATCATTCTCCACGACTTCTTTAACAAGTTGATCCAGGTCTGCATCTTGCCTAGGGATAGAGACAAAAATGATTAGAATCCAAATGGTGCAAAAGATGGTAGGAAAATAAATAGCAAAGAGTAATAAAGACACCTCATCTCGGTGGGCAATAAATACAACGCAATGTTGTCATCAGTGGGCCTTGATGCCTCAAAGCTCTTCGGCCAACCCTCCAGTCTAGAAAGCTTTGTTACTTCAACCACTGGCTCAAGTGATCTTGACAATTTCCACACCTTCTCACAGTATTTGGTTGACAAATGTGCAGCCAACGAAACAAATTTTCCGCTGCCTATCCTAATGATTCCACTGTTGAATAATAAAACAACAAAAATATCAGCATATAGGGACGAGCATTTGCAACATGTGAAATCAGGAGAAAAAAGGgaaattgaagaaaaaaagggGGCATATGTTTTACCTCCAAATAGGTTCATCGATGGGCAGGGAACAATAGTGATGTGGCTTTGAAGGTTCTGAACCATAATTCTGTGTTTTCAATCCAGCAGCACCACTTTTACTACCGATGAGATTTTGATCACCATCATCATCGTCTTCATCATCAAGTACTACGAATCTACTCTTATTGTTTGTTTTACTACAATTCTCGGTCCTCTTCCTCTTattaaacttgtcatcaacgGTCCTTTTATCCTCCCCGAGGCTAGTGTTCTCATTGTTAAGTTTATTAATGGATTTTTTCAATCTAGCGACCCCATGTGCCTCAAACTTTTCTTCCAACAACGGCTCCATCCTCTTACTCTTAGATTTGTACACATCGGTTCTTCCATGCTCTGAAAGGCTAGACTTGTACTTTCTACTATCAACTCGAATGCACCCGCCGATTGAATCAACCATGCATGATGCCTCGACCGTTTGGTGAGTTGAAAGTTTCTTACTAGGTAAAGAAATAGAGATATCTTCCATGACTTTTTTACCCTTCAAAGCTGAGTTGGAATTTGTAGCTTCCATCGCCATCGGATGGTCTTCTTTTCGTGAGTTGCAAACCATCAAAGAGGGGTACAATTTCTTTGAAACACCAAATGTGGAATTTGAATCTAAAGAGGGCTTAGACTTTTCTATGTTCCTTGCCAAAGAACCGGACCCACAATTCAACCCAGAGGAGAAGGGCCTAGCTTTCATTGACTGAGGAGCCATCTCATCATTGGGTCTTGAGTAAGAGGATCCCAACATCTTGGTATTCTTTGACCGAGGAGCTTCAATGTTATTTAACCTTGAGTAAGACTCCACATTCTTTGCCGAAGAACCCATGCCATTGTTTGGCCTCGATCTATTACCACTATTTGACATAAAGGGAGAGGTTCTAAACTTGGTAGTATTCTTTTGCAAAGAATCAATGCCACTGTTAGGCATTGCGCTAGGCACTGCGCGAGATGGACTAACCTTTTGGGTATTCTTCCTAGAGAAGAAGGGCTTAGACTTCTCGACATTTCCCCGTGGGGAAGCCGTACCTTTGTTTGGCCATGGAGAACGTGACGAGACATTTGGTCGAGACGCTGCCTTAGCATGGCTAGGCTCGTCATACGCCACCCTAAACGACTGCTGAGTTCTCTTGAATTGTTCAAGGCACTTTTTCTTGAGTTTGCCTGGTGCCTTGCTTATGGACGGCTTTCTCAATCTTGGACCAAAGTTGTTGACACTATGTTGTCTTCGACTCCCCATTTTTCTTTGAATAATCACtaaaagaaattaaaaaaatatgtAAAATATACTTTCTAAACACAAAAGAAACTTGTAAACCAACTTTTACAACAAAAGACACTTCTATAAGAGTGCCAACCTAATGGTAACATAGTTAAAGTGGTGAAGGGGGCTACATTATATGAGTCTATAAGAGTGCCAACCTAATGGTAACATAGTTAAAGTGGTGAAGGGGGCTACATTATATGAGATTGATGGCACATCAAACACATTTTGCACAGCACACATAAGTTGCACTTTTCACAATTGGATTGATCTCTATCTAATCTATTCCCATGACTTGAACACATTTGAGGAATGATCTCTATCTAACGTCCTTTTAGTCATTCATTTTGACCCCAATAAGTGTGTGGGGCTTAGCGATGCAAAAAATAAGGAAATTTGATGACATGAAAGTACAAATACAAGTTCAATAATAACCTTTTGCAACACAAACATTACATTTTTGTGACACCTTCATGGTATCCACCAAACCTTGGTTTTTATCTCGACTAATTTTAGAAAGCACTATGCTAGAGATTAACTATTTAAATTTATTCAACGTAGTTCCATCCAAATTAAATTtacaatttattttatttacaaAAGTAATATCAATGTCAATAGAacaaaaatattaaaaataaGTTCTAGTTGCATCCTATAAAATTGCTtttgttttagttttttttttgccaCCAATGTATGTAAGGTTCGCTTGCCTCGGCAAGGGTAGACATATTTTCCTGAGGCCCTCCAAATTGGTATGTAAATCAATTCCACAACTGCATCATCGCTACTTTTCATGGCCTCCTAAGCACAATTAGCTACCTTTGTTTTCACCCTAGTCATCGATGTAGACACCTTACTCATTGTTTCCATGACCCCACCCGCTACTTCACAACTATGAACCAACCTATAGTTGCCACGCCACCGACTGTTACATGAGTAGGGCACAATATGACAACGAAAGAGAGACAAATTAAACTAGACCAAACAAACGATGGAGGTACGGGATTATATGTAGGGCGCCTTAAGTTTTGATTCAAGTGATACAAGAGAGTTTTACGATCAAGAATGTAAAGATTCACCTAGCAAACTATCTACGGCACAAgattctactccctctgttcctaaatataagtcttgttcctaaatataagtctttatagAGATTCCATTATGGACAACATACAGAGCAAAATAAGTGGATAtgcactctaaaatatgtctatatacatccggaTGTAGTTCATGTTGAAACTTtaaaaagacttacatttagaAACGGGAGTACTACTTTACTAATATCAATCTCGGTTGTTCTACAGAATGGCAGATTTGGAGTATTTGAAAGAATTACGTTGTGGTTTTACCCTTCCATTTTTCTTCCAAAAATAAAATACAACGCCTACTCATAGATCATAGCAAGACATTAAAAGTAATTCATGTTGAGAGGAGGAGAGACTATGGTCCATCCAAACCCATGGTTCAAACAATGTGGATTAAGGCCTGATTAACATTCAAATTTCACAGTTTAACTTAATCCTTGTCTTGGCCAGCTTGTTCGTAGGGCAGTGTAGGTTCGCCTTTTTGAAGGGGATGATGGCTTGGCATGCACTGATCTCAAAAAATGCTGCCCATTGATGTGTGACGGCATAGGTTCGGGTGAGCCATGGTCCTACTCAATATTTTCGATGCATGTTTCGCCGGATCAATGGCAAATCAAGCTGACCAACATGAGGTTTTCTCCTACTTCACATTTTCCTTTTAGGCCCCGCCCCATCCACTTCTGCCACATTAAATTGGGCCAGTTTCCAACAAAAGAGAGGAGGACCAGCCAACCAGGAACATTTATTCCTGATACTCATGCTTACTCATGCGCAGGGGCAAATTAGTCCAAAAAAACAAACTTATGCCCTCCTTGGTATGAGGAGTTATGCGCAGAGTAAAAGAATCAGCGTACATGGAAATTTTAGATTTGGTATGCAACTAGAAACTACGGTTGGTTTTCTATCTTTTTGTGATGATGGTTGATTTTGATAACCATCCAAAAATACCCAAAGCCCTTCATGGCAGGCGCGTATGCCATACGGCATCTACTGTactttcgcaaaaaaaaaagacatCTGCTGTATTCACGGCCTATTTCTACCAACTTGAATCTGTTTGACACAATGCGAGCAATTACAGTGCTCGGACGGCCACATCCCTAAGCAGAAACCAATTTTCCAAGCACAAACAGGACTAAATCGACTAGGAAATCCTTAAACAATCTTGGACCATTACCCTCCCAAGCTCGAAACAAAAATAGGACACGAGCACAATCACAGCAGCAGCAAGAACATGAACACAACCATATGACCATACAGCTCTAGAAAAGATCAGATCGGGAGTAGAAAACGAGCGTTACCTGGCGGCAGTCTGCCCCGGCGATGAAGGAGGGGAGATCAAGTCCTCCACGCCCGACTCCTCGAGACAAGAATCTGCACCTCCTCCACCAAAGAACTTGGCCGTAGCTTGATACGACGGACGAACTCGCCTCTGGCCGCTAGGTAAACCCTAGCAAACCCCGCCGCAAAGCAGAGGAGGGCGAAGGCTGGGGCTGGCGAGAAAGAAACAGAGAGAAAAAGCAGGCTGTGCAAGCGGAGGCCGGGGCCCTTGTACTTATAGGCGCTGCTGGCCAACGACGCGTGGGGAGGCAGGAGACCGGATTGGAAAAGAATCGGGAAACAGAACGTCCAAGCAAAAGGACCAGGATTGCGACGGCTGCCGCGCGGTGGGAAGGGAAGGCTATCTCGATCTGTTTCCGGTTATTGCGGCGCGGTTTTACCGCCGTGGCCCGTTGGGACTCCGAACGCGAATCGTGGACGGTTGCGTTTGCGGTTCGCGAAATCTGCGGGGTCGTGCAGggtgagagcatctccagccggCCCCGACAGCCCCCTCAGCATCTTTTTAGCGCCGGTTGTAAAAAAATCCCAGCCATGCACTCAGGACGTCGTTTTTCGCCGGATTTAGCGAATGTTACGGCCGGCGCGCCCACCCCACACCCAGCTCCCTGCGGGGCAGCTGGGAACGCCGGCGCTCGCCTTTTGCATGCGCAAGCCCACCtgcagcccctctctctcccctctctcctgTCTCCTCTCCTTTCTCTCTTCCTTCCACCGCCCCGCATCTCCCCTCGCCGGCCTTGCTCCTCTCCTCGCCGGCCCCCGCCCCGCATCTCCCCGCTCGCCGCCTTGCTCCTCTCCTCGCCGCTCCCTGCCTGCTCGCCGCCGTGTTGCGTCCGGCTCTACCCGACCAAAGACAGAGGAGCAGAGgggagaggcgaagccggcgacGGGCCGGCCGGCTCCTGCCGTCTCCGGCCGAGCCGAGCACACCGGCGGCCGCGGCGGGGCCCGCCGCACCCGTTCCTGGCCAGAGGGAGGCGCGGGAAGGCGCCGGGACGCGGCAACGGGCGGCGCCAGAGGAGAAACAGAGGCGGGCGAGCGACGGTGGTCTTCGACGGTGCGGGCAACTCCGACGGGCTCCGGCTAATATAAGGACACCGGCGGGATCGGGGCGACGAGGCGCACCCGTTCAGAGGctgtaagggcatttttatcccttagttggttttggtgattgatgacaatgcttttgcagactaatcatgtgcatcgaatatttcagatatattgactaggAACAAGATGATTTGGTTCCCCTCAAAGGCTATGGAAGACGGCATTTCTCTTCGgttcttttcggtggtattgagtcgtagggaagccgtactattaagagggggtccgcgttggaaaggttgggtggattcatcacgtacacatcttcctttgcacctcctttcctctagcATTTGGAGTatcctatgttttccttgtctatgcaaatattgctcttgcttgctgaactagggcgtgcggtagtactgctccttagagcggtagtaccgcaggaccttgcggtagtaccgcaacggcccatggtagtaccgcttctagtaAGCGGTAGTGTGGCCGCAGTACAGATATTGCCATCCTCTCGCTGGTGGGCGGCACCCatcacggtagtaccgcgcacagggcgcggtagtaccgtggtatctgacttagttccgcaagtacgcggcagtaaggggcggatgtaatttttaacatccgcgcctcgcgcggtagtactgctgctggcttacggtactaccgcgtcgggtttttgcatcgactccaactctgcggaagtagccacggatgtaattttttatatccgtgccttcccatctctggacagcccctgccttgcggtagtaccgcaagggggagcggtagtaccgcgccagcagtactaccgccctttgctttagtgcattttaggctgttctggtctctgctgcgtgggcggtagtaccgcggggccctgcggtagtaccgcgcctcaggtacggtagtaccgcgttgcgcaggctgagttggtggataacggttggatttgttcttccactatataaggggtgtcttcctcctctagttgaccacctcttctacctccaagctccattgttgctccaagcttcattttcgcccgatctccttccctagctaatcaaacttgttgattctctagggattggttgagaaggccccgatctacacttccaccaagagaaatttgaatccccccactaatcccttgtggatcttgttactcttgggtgtttgagcaccctagatggttgaggtcaccgcggagccatagtccattgtggtgaagcttcgtggtatcgttgggagcctccaattaagttgtggagattgccccaaccttgtttgtaaaggttcggtcgccgcctccaagggcaccaatagtggaatcacggcatctcgcattgtgtgagggcgtgaggagaatacggtggccctagtggcttcttggggagcattgtgcctccacaccgctccaacggagatgtacttcccttcaaagggaaggaacttcggtaacacatcctcgtcttca
This sequence is a window from Aegilops tauschii subsp. strangulata cultivar AL8/78 chromosome 7, Aet v6.0, whole genome shotgun sequence. Protein-coding genes within it:
- the LOC109779227 gene encoding uncharacterized protein; its protein translation is MGSRRQHSVNNFGPRLRKPSISKAPGKLKKKCLEQFKRTQQSFRVAYDEPSHAKAASRPNVSSRSPWPNKGTASPRGNVEKSKPFFSRKNTQKVSPSRAVPSAMPNSGIDSLQKNTTKFRTSPFMSNSGNRSRPNNGMGSSAKNVESYSRLNNIEAPRSKNTKMLGSSYSRPNDEMAPQSMKARPFSSGLNCGSGSLARNIEKSKPSLDSNSTFGVSKKLYPSLMVCNSRKEDHPMAMEATNSNSALKGKKVMEDISISLPSKKLSTHQTVEASCMVDSIGGCIRVDSRKYKSSLSEHGRTDVYKSKSKRMEPLLEEKFEAHGVARLKKSINKLNNENTSLGEDKRTVDDKFNKRKRTENCSKTNNKSRFVVLDDEDDDDGDQNLIGSKSGAAGLKTQNYGSEPSKPHHYCSLPIDEPIWSGIIRIGSGKFVSLAAHLSTKYCEKVWKLSRSLEPVVEVTKLSRLEGWPKSFEASRPTDDNIALYLLPTEMRQDADLDQLVKEVVENDMVLRAIVGEAEMLIFPSILLPEQHQTFQGKPYLWAVFKRRIVEEEQHGKGHRAQEKGKQQASHFSVGEVLNMEAGLEASEEPEMQGMEQEQNPKLAGPNAPSPTTEAPTAAAATMSANHCQDHSNMAAPTGALFGFVVQRTPRLEQLIQEMQREGAVMVAMQGQMIGPGLGMGRQ